The following DNA comes from Trichoplusia ni isolate ovarian cell line Hi5 chromosome 13 unlocalized genomic scaffold, tn1 tig00001525_group12, whole genome shotgun sequence.
CGTAACGCGATCGTGATTAGACGCCTCagacagttttattaaatttgtttagttttaaaaccgttaattttctaaaaagcatcggtgagttttttttttttaacatatacctatcctgtaaattattttaagatgttaTAGACGGATatatattgttgttaattaagcTTAATAAGTGAACAACCTCCATCCTTTGTGTTGTATCATCCCAACCAGAGTGAGTCGTAGTATAGATCGCGTGTTGATGTTTTTGCGCCTACACTTCTTTGTTGCGTCAACAAttctacatttattttccaattgTTCATTATTTGAATAGATGTATTGTATACAAATTTACTATAaggtgttatttatttgatagatagaaaaataatttaactcacAGGAGACGATATAGCATAGTATAGGTGGATATCTCAACTATTGTCGTCaactaacaaattaaattgctacggaaattattttaacaaattttaaataatgcgGGTGACTAACGTATGACTGTAATTTCGTGTATTACTAATGTAAGTTCAGTATTGTTGTAAAATACTTTGTACgtacttaataaaattgcaTATAGGTAcatgattaaaaagaaataagtattaGTTCTTGTAAAGAGTTATTATTTGCCAGTAGTTATGTGTTCTACACATAGATACTGAACAcctacaaaactataataatgaTTGAGGATAAAAACAATCGAGACCGGAAAAAATATACTTGACCTAAACTGGGTAGAGGAGGGGAAACAGAAACTTATTGTGGTCTTGGTTTATGGTTACATGTAACATGGTTTGAATAGAAAAAGGTCAGGTCTGAACATTTTTCAAGTTTACCATGTTCTATCGCAGTATTCTGTATTTGTCATTACTTCCTTATCACGCGAGCCAGCCGTCCGAGGCTACTGACATTAATATTCTGCTGCTGTATGCTTTAATTCCCGATGGAAACATCTAATGAAAACTGCCTTCATAGGAATAAGGATGACTCCTCCGCACAACTTTTGGGATCTCATAGTTAGGGACAAAGACCACATCCGAAAATTAAGATACTTCGtaataagaaaacataatttatcagTTTTATCGCCCTCTaaaactgaaaacatttttttttcatacctaccTGACGAACTGTTTCTCAGAACCAATAATTATGTATGGTTTGAGTCAGCATGTCGATAACTCTCATAAGCCTACTGCCCATACCTACCTAAATACcatgtaggtatattttcaaaattcgaaAAACATTTATCTTTGTAGGTTCCGGTTATTAAATCTCTAACGCGTAAACTACCCACAATGATGTCATGGATAATGGCAGCATAGTGATGTGAATTGTTTTCCAGCCATCAGGTCAACATGAAGAGTGTAGCGGTGTTTCTGTGCCTGGtggccgccgccagcgccgtgTCCTTCTTTGACCTCGTCCGTGAGGAGTGGAACGCCtttaaggtatttattttattactgaaacaCTACAAATCTAGATGCTGACAAAGGTTTTTCTTGAGCAGCTGTATCACACTCAACTGCGTCGTTGTCTTttcataagaataaaaaatattttcgatactTGTTACGTTAcatataagtaggtaggtatactcCGCTCATGAGTCACGACCTTCATAGGAAAACAGACtagggtttttttttgcatatcgAGGATTAATGAGATTATAATACGATACTCGAAACGATTTAAAGTAAGTTCAGCTTTCTTTGTTAAAGtgaattgttataatttgtttgtagcTGGAGCACAGCAAGCAGTACGACAGCGAGGTGGAGGACAAGTTCCGCATGAAGATCTACGCGGAGAACAAGCACCGCATCGCCAAGCACAACCAGCGCTTCGAGCAGGGGCTGGTCTCCTACAAGCTCAAGACCAACAAGTACGCCGACATGCTGCACCACGAGTTCATACACACCATGAACGGCTTCAACAAGACTGCTAAGTGAGTACACATCCTATACCGAGTATTTTGTAGCCTCGGCTCCTTGCTCGTCAACTTGAAAATGTATACAACAGACAATGCCTACAATAGAACAAAGAacgactttaattttttttttgtctttaaatcaGTGTTACTTATTCTGCATTATTCTCGCGCTTATTGTCTATATGATATAATTTGTAATGATGTGTAGGTAATTATTTGCATACTTAGATCTGAAGGTAGTTTACACCGCTCCGGGCACTGAGCGTGTTCCAGTGGCGAGTGGGGGCAGTGGTATCGCGATGTCATTGTTTTGCACAACACGCCCGCTCGATTATATTACAAACGTATCACGATAGTTTCCTTAATAGGTCAGGAGATAGCGATGACTGATAAACAGCTTCTGTAACTGCGCAGAGGTCACACGCGGCCATATCATGGAATCAAATACTTCAATCATATACTTAAAAGTTAGGTATCTTCAGATATGTGTCACTTTATACTTTAATAGTTACCCGAAAGTAGGCCAATCTTCTAAAATACTAAATCAGCTATCTATTGCTTTCAATACCGAATAGCAAGCAGAGACAGATCTTTTgcaatagtggtttcttaggtttacgcgaatgttagacattgaaacgAGTCTGCCCGtaaccatgatacctgcaaaggtttcgaaacgtcgggaactaaaatctaaaattaaaccccgataaaatccgtaaaagtagtttcatttcaagatcTTTTGCAAATTGGCAAatgtaaaaacaatagaatttgcAATAAAAGCACCTTTTTGTAGGGCAATTACAAATAGTAGCTTGTTTAAATACTAGCGACCATTTTTCCTCTCCACCAAGAAGGTCTACTAAGAAAAAAGTATCTATATATCATCACATCACACATCATCAGTCTATCGCagtatctatacatatatactgGAGGTGTAAGAATCAGATCAGTCTAGGTTgcttaattttcttattatttatcttgttttaaaagaaagtaaACCTTTGGAGTTAAAAACACACCAATAGtatctttttaagtaagtatataaacagaaaaaaaagtataggGTAGTCGAACATAGTCTAGTATTATGGTGTTGCCTTGGAGACTAAGCCGTGTGTGTTGCGTGGCAGGCACAGCAAGGGCCTGTTCGGCAAGGCGCGCGAGAGCCGCGGGGCCACGTTCCTGTCGCCGGCGCACGTGTCCTACCCCGACCAGGTGGACTGGCGCAAGAAGGGCGCCGTCACCGACGTCAAGGACCAGGGCAAGTGCGGCTCCTGCTGGGCGTTCAGCACCGTGAGTATGACGACACACGAACCTTGGTTAACTCGACTATGTTAATCGTGTAACGACATTTGTTCCTTCTAATCTGTGGGTGCCCTATAAGAATTGCACCCAcagatttgaaataatataataaattagaataatataacagattagaaataataagttgaaaaataataattttgtgtagCACCAGCCCATTGCTGTCCACTACTTGACGGACAatcgtttcaataaaataaatatctagtcATAAAACTGGTGGTGCTTCATAAATAATAAGGAGCCCGTATCAGCGGTAATCGGCGTCACCGTCATAATACAATTAAAGCTATACAATAATACGACAAGGTCCTTCCTGACGCGGGGACGTCGCCcaacaattcaatttacttcGTACAATATATTCGAGAGAAAGTGATTGAATCATGAACGTTTCCATTCGTCGCGGATTATAAACCCTCTGATATTATTAACTGCGGTTCTAAGAATGTGTAGAGCGAGGCGGAAACTACTTAGTTGTTTAACACATAACTCTTAGAAAACCTAAATGGAAATACTTCCCAAAGACTTGTTTGCTAGGGTTTCCAAACTCTACATTAGGTATGTAGATATAAGAACCTCTGATCTTCAATTTCATACAACGCTATTGAGAGCCACGATCTTTGTGTGAACAATGTCCGATGTATCTATAAACAAAGGCAATATTATGTATTCCGCGGTAACGTAGGTACCCAGTACTCTCAGATACGAGAGGGTCGCCGGTATCGCGCTGTACATGTTTGTTCATTATCTATTGTTATTGTCTGTGTGTCATGTGATTGACATTGTTTTTGTTCCAACCTACCTAGTGTGATTAGCATTTGAGCGTCCGCTAATGTACAATATGCGGTGGCAGCGTCTTGTTGCAAACACGTTTCGCTACATCGGCATCGCTCTGCCTACACGACGACACCACACTCGGCACTCAGCAACTTATCATTTTTCTACGATTTACATTTCCACAGCATGCAAATAAATTGCAACGTGTTAAGTTGCTAATTATTTATTGCCGATTCAATTACGAAATGCTTTATAGCGTCAAATCCAGAAATTGATTATATCACTTTTAATCGTAATTGgttaataaataacacttttaattaaaatatgtatgtaataataagaTGACTCGTTTCCTGTTATTTATGAATTCGTTGTTTCATTAGCTCGGAAGGCCCGAAAAGCCATACTTAGTAAATGTTTTCGTTATACATGTCATGTACATACCTGCATCCTATtagtcaatatttaaattatcagaGACAGCACCGTTGACTCATCGGTCATAACCGATAAAACAGTGTATTGTTTGACACGGTGTCGCCTTTCAGAACAAGCCGCTCATGAGCACCGCGTCTGTTTTCACATGTGGTTTGCTACGGTTTAGTCATATTAGTCAGAATATCGATTACTGTGAATCACATAATTATCTGCGTCTACGACTCTGGCAATGCAATTCCACTTGTTCaaccatttatttatgtaaataacttttCATATCGCCATTATTAAGTACAATATACCATACTTAATGATATAACTAGGCACATGAACGTGTTTCCTTGCTGAAGTATCCTTACAGCATGCtattgcttaaaataatgtACAACTAACAGCAACAATCTTCAGTCATGTAGAACACCGTGTATAAAAAGATCTATTGTAGTATAAggtagaaaaacaaaaataaaaggaaaacttTGTACTTGGGTAGAAATAAGCTGCTGTCGGGAGTAAATAACGTAACCataatacataaatgtatattgACGTGACCGACTGACTACGAAAACAACACTTATTACTCTCGACGTCAAACATTTTGTTCTAAGCTAAAGGTATTGTGCAATGTGCAGCATTATTCTCGTATTAAGTAACTGTGTTCTCGGAACTAACGTACTGCAGCGCCGACACAGCGTACTACTGATCTATTTCCGTACAAAGCGTTCATTGATTAGTAAGCACGAGTCAGATGTCAGGATATCGTGTCGCCTTAAGACGCGCGTCCGAACTAATCCTTTGTGTCGAGGTAAACATATTGTCCGCGCCTCTCGTGGTTCATTAGTCATTGTAATTAAAGCACTATCGCCTTTATTGTGGCTTGCGGTTTGTGTTCAGCCGCACGGATATCCTGTTGCTGCAGGAAAACTGCCTGACTGTATTGTCCAATGTCTTAAATGGTCAATCCTTTCGctgttagaaatatttaataatgtattaccaCATGAACAGCAACTCATTCAAGATACCTTtcaatgttttacaaagagATTTGAAATTCTCTTGCCGCAACagggtattaaaaaaaaaaaaacaaattctctCATTCTGTATGTAAATTTTTGCAGCCCTTTCATAATAGAGACATTGAGttgtattataatgtaataatcatTATGTTGCGGTGTAGACGGGCGCGCTAGAGGGCCAGCACTTCCGCAAGACACACTACCTGGTGTCTCTGTCGGAGCAGAACCTGGTGGACTGCTCGGCGGCGTACGGCAACAACGGCTGCAACGGCGGCCTCATGGATAACGCCTTTAAGTACATCAAGGACAACGGCGGCATCGACACCGAGAAGACCTACCCCTACGAGGGCATCGACGATAAGTGCAGGTTTGAGTTCGTGCCTGCTTACTGCTAGGGTTGTTTGACTTCTGACGGACGCGAGTTGAGGCTCACATTCACTAGTGATAGCTTCTAATTACTACTCGAAAAACACAATATaagacctacataaatattatgcatTGCAAATCTTTAAATATGGTTATTGGTATTCAGATACAACCCTAAGAACTCTGGCGCCGACGACGTGGGCTTTGTGGACGTTCCTCAAGGTGACGAGGAGAAGCTGATGCAGGCGGTTGCCACGGTGGGCCCCATCGCCATCGCCATCGACGCCTCGCAGGAGAGCTTCCAGTTCTACTCCGACGGCGTCTACTACGACGAGAACTGCTCCTCCACAGAGCTCGACCATGGGGTACGTAATGTTTCGTTATATCTCGATGCGTGATCGCGACGCGTGGGACTGTAACGTGGTGTGTGCAGGTGCTGGTGGTGGGCTACGGCACGGACGAGAAGGGCGGCGACTACTGGCTCGTGAAGAACTCGTGGGGCCGCACGTGGGGAGACCTCGGCTACATCAAGATGGCGCGCAACAAGGACAACCACTGCGGCATCGCGTCCAGCGCCTCCTACCCGCTCGTCTAGAGCCCGCCGGCCGCCGGCGGCTTCCTAACGCAACAGAACATTCAAAGTGTTGCCTCGCTCTGTGTACAAGCTTAAGATTCTAGTTTTTAATCAGTTGCAATTCCGAGTTTAGTTTGTATCTAATAACAAATGAGCAACAACAACTTTAATATGTCAAGAACATAACATAGGTCGCGTGAGAACTGCTTGTACGTGTATCAGCAGAGCGTGCAGGCGCCGCTCACACCAAGTATCATCGTAGAATTAAGTGTTAGCGTAAGAGTAAAGTTTATGAACATAATAGTTAATAAGTAATCCGCGCGACGACCACGTCCGTGTAAAAGCAAAACTTGTGATATTGTAGTTACTCGCGTGAGTCTATCGTTGTTGAGgtcaaataaacatattttgtaataaacttgTTGGACTTTTTTTTCGATCACATACATGTCAGTGTATATAGCCTATGGAATTAAACCATTGATTACATGGAGGCCGTAACGGATGTAAATCTAGGTGGCATCCTCGCGCTCTCAGCGTGACCACGCGCTGTGCAATTCTCGCTGACTCGCAGATTGATCTccttataataaatgtaatctcGCCTGGTCACATAAACTAATTGTGTTAAACTGGTTCtattttcaaacttttcttGCTTGGCATTCTTTCTAGTAggaatttcaacattttatacatGCAAGGGTTCACAAGACTGGCCATTGAAAATTTCGCATACGGTGGACCccattgttaatttttttaagaaagtaaCCGCAACTTATGCCTTTAAGTAACACTTACCTTAAATAATTCTTTGGTCCCGCGAACTTCATGCGATGACCTACCAGCAACATTAAATATCGCATGACTCACAACCAATTAACATTGCGTCATGccaatattattcaaaacaaaaacagctcGCCTAGGCTGCAGGAAATTGATCTATGCAGTAGGTAATtctacttatattaaaaatgcttattgaaaatattatatacacatTTTGCAACGACCAACTATTCTTTTTGCACGTACGCGAAAAAACAAACTAGATCATTTACATACCGTAAAACgaggtgaatagaaaatagtgtttgtTTAGGGAATCGCATGCATTTGACGACATTACAATACTTAACACAATGATATTATGAATAGCTTGAGAAtgttcatataatttttatattttgtcttgtaaaacgtccaaattttaacaaaaccggctctattcaccccgttttaccgtactTTATAGTTTATCCTAAGAACACCGAACGCATGGATAGTTAGCAGCACAAGGTTTTGGAACAATACACCAATGAAAATATATCACGTAGATATCTGGCCGACTGTACATTGGCTCTAAGGCAAAGGCCCAATAACTCCTGCCTGTCGTAGGATCATGAAACACGCTAGGCAGCTGCTAGaccaatattttatgtaataattcaGGAGGCTAACCATTTTTAGAGTCTCCCgctttatatcattttttttttctctagcccactgtgtcccactgctgggcaaaggcctcccccaaatccttcatATCATTTCATTATATATCATatcatttaatccttgtataaGTGTAACGAAAATCGTTCAACGGAACATGAATGGAGCTGAATAAGTGTGCAAAATGTCTTAAATGTAACGAAGACAGTTTACGACCGACATCTAGCGTTGTTTTTACCTTGTTGCCATCCGATCATTTCCGTACTTCcagatattaatataataaatcttaaggaccattaattaattatatttgttgtttcGCATCCTAGTCCACTGGAGTTGCAATGATGGGCAGATGTGGCGGGCTTGTCCGatttaaaataccaatgtgCGACTTGGAATTTGTTCtctaaataatgtatttgttaaatatcTTTGTATATGTAAGTAGGGACCAAGCAGTTTCAACACAAAAGGTCGAATTGTTTGTCGCACCCGTTGCACCAGGACGATACAACAACAGTGTTAGTACCTACCCACGCAACGAGCAGGACGAACAGATAAATGCCATGATAATTACTTactagtaataatatttaatgagtttccatctagaaagataatcatattgtgacgtacgttaaagataatcatgcgtaaaattgacgcatgtgttttatcggtctgtatatcgaggtttatttattaatttgaatagatattaagttttattatatttacacttacatactaataataaattcaacaaactatttatttatgtttatttatttattaaaaaaaaacaaaaactcaaaatttcttctataaagtaacaaaacttttaaacattctctcttttacaaaaataaacttattttgtactttaaaaacagtcatgttgtattataaaataagtaattagcttaacttatacataatagaaacaaattatacttattagtcagtcagaaacaactttggcacatatcaatattatgctctcgacaaataacttttttgcattttttgcacgatgcatttgcctttcgccttattttagaggggcagtaagtacagtaagtacgttttttcgttactggctcttcagtactgtcatctgatgtaccaggcacttcatttggcaaaatattagagatattatcgcgcaaatatctcttcaaagtaggagcttctaaacgcttacgcataaacgatgacgtcaggctcatgtaaaggtttctcataaattttttgcgactttgaaccttttctcccttgctactgacattatggctgtatataataaaagaatttatgcaggcaatgtttatcattccgtacaataatgccataggccacctattcgtcttcctactgcaggtcatcacagaacacatttggtctagcgtgtccactccgcctttagtttgattataatacataaccatttgcggtttaccggtactttcgttgatagaagcatcctcatcacaagatgataataagtataccatcttagctggcttcggtttatatgagacgagagtaaggggtccgtcaaaacaaaacatcgatgttcccactggcctggagcgactgtttttcagtacttccggtatctcgcgtttgtttgatcgcacggttcccacaatggttaacttatacggttcttgtagtaagttttttgccaaagggattgaggtgaaccaattgtcacacgtaatattacgacaactaccgtgcacaggctttgataactccttcacgtagtattcaccgagtggtactccgttggtctgtgttcctcttcccaaataaggcattccatttatcatatactttgtaccactgtcacacatcatgaggatttttattccatacttacttggcttgtttgggatatacatcctaaacggacaccgtcctctaaaaccaagtaactgttcatctatggtcaaatgagcccctggagtgtaattttgtatgcactgatggataaagagatcccatatttttctaacaggagtaaatacatcgttttctcgaagtgtgggccgtatacttttgtcatccattctaagacatcgtatcaaaaaatcaaaacgatcacgactcattacagagacgtacaccattgacaaagatcgatcaaagaggtcatctgtggacatgtggttatcttttctcactgctgtcattaccagaataccaaagaaagcatagatttcatcttcattcgtgtcacgaaatgtagcacctgtcatagattcccgacgtttcaatgatatctcagcatttgtccattttacaatttccgaaattatctcatcagtaaaaaatagtttgaagcataaaagtgggtcatatatattgcggcacatacgcgtcggacctctttgagatctgacaatgttcagtgcagagactcggctacgcctcgtggactttgaagttgaccaacaatgtttattcttacctctaatagtcctctgtggcaaggtcaagattttgttagaagccaatgaagaacctggttgttcaataacattttgttcgtctaatatttcactaccgcttgacgttggctgcacttcatgtacctcatctataaacgcttcttctgtatcgctctggacgtcatcttcacttacgtgatctgatatttcactgtcagaatcctcaccaacaagctcgtcatcgctttgcagaagagcagagaggatatgctcatcgtctaaagaactacccattttattatatattagtcacgatatctataacaagaaaatatatatataataagttatcacgtaagtagaacatgaaataacaatataattatcgtatgagttaaatcttaaaagtcacgtaaaagataatcatgcgtcattttgactcacgcggtcgttatagttcaaaatcagtgacacttaccgcattgacaagcacgcctcacgggagctccaagcggcgactgagatgtcctaaacgcacagcgacggattcgcgctatttagaaagagagagcaatatttcaagaatgcatgcgtcaattttacgcagactatctttctagggttaatcaTTATTGAATGCGTAATGTCGAAGGTGTATCTAAATCACATGACGCTCAGCTTGTCTGTAAACATTATCTAGACCATATTACCGCGTGTCAAGTCGAACTCAAGTAAGAGTAGGTACTAACTGCAGCTCCGTGCACACTACTAATGTACTATCATACCTAACGGAATACGAAATGTTGCAAGGCGTAAGTAGCAGTGAGTGTTcggtcccgtactgaatttccaatttttcTAAAAAACCTAGGAGAATACGAGTAGTATCCAATTTAGCTTTAATTCATTGACTATTGTAGGTAAATCGCGGCATTGTGGCCCTGCCTGAATTTTAACTACATTACAGTTTcgctgttttaaaattaacgaGAATTGCAAAAAGCCCgacatattttgataaacatattaataCGGTTTTGCTTTGTTGCTTCACGAATACACAAGGCGCACTTCGTTGGATTTATTAACAAGTCGTTAGGGTCACCGTACAATGGTGAGGTTGTCTTGGTACTATCGTTTTGTATTTCCCAATACCTACTGATACATAATAAGACTTACAGTAATAGGAGATAATAGCAATAAAAGATGCAATGACATTGATAGAacgttttatattataaaaacaaaactatcaaaCATTGAGTGCACACGGCTATGTACAGACATTACGtactatttacttataaatgtaCTTGTATTACAGGATGCGCACACGAAAAGAAACATCCATAATAGTCAGTACAAAGTAATGTTAGTGTGATATCCCTAACCACACAAACAGTTCCGTactaagcaataaataatactgattatgttaatataggtacat
Coding sequences within:
- the LOC113506377 gene encoding cathepsin L-like, whose translation is MKSVAVFLCLVAAASAVSFFDLVREEWNAFKLEHSKQYDSEVEDKFRMKIYAENKHRIAKHNQRFEQGLVSYKLKTNKYADMLHHEFIHTMNGFNKTAKHSKGLFGKARESRGATFLSPAHVSYPDQVDWRKKGAVTDVKDQGKCGSCWAFSTTGALEGQHFRKTHYLVSLSEQNLVDCSAAYGNNGCNGGLMDNAFKYIKDNGGIDTEKTYPYEGIDDKCRYNPKNSGADDVGFVDVPQGDEEKLMQAVATVGPIAIAIDASQESFQFYSDGVYYDENCSSTELDHGVLVVGYGTDEKGGDYWLVKNSWGRTWGDLGYIKMARNKDNHCGIASSASYPLV